The following coding sequences lie in one Lolium perenne isolate Kyuss_39 chromosome 2, Kyuss_2.0, whole genome shotgun sequence genomic window:
- the LOC127328391 gene encoding uncharacterized protein, which yields MEQLARVPAPRSRVYYLTAEEMHFKITVTLCASRVHRWIRTVKRDFLDTATVKCVGLNCEFTNPREGRDNQRAAVLQLSVETENLVFQIFWADEVEQLLKDFLQDKTIIFCGADIGKDVEMLCSYGIDILSGFDLQMIIPNPTKNLILSMYDLANSTIRTKLEKKKKKMNRDKKKNTKKDDEEEEEEEELIF from the coding sequence ATGGAACAGCTCGCGCGTGTCCCGGCTCCTCGATCTCGGGTGTACTACCTCACAGCCGAAGAGATGCACTTCAAGATCACGGTCACTCTCTGTGCATCAAGGGTGCATAGGTGGATCCGCACCGTCAAGAGGGATTTTCTCGACACCGCAACAGTCAAGTGTGTGGGCTTGAACTGCGAGTTCACCAACCCTCGCGAGGGTAGAGATAATCAGCGCGCCGCCGTCCTTCAACTCTCGGTGGAGACCGAGAATTTGGTCTTCCAAATTTTTTGGGCTGATGAAGTGGAACAACTTCTCAAGGATTTCTTGCAGGACAAGACCATCATATTCTGTGGTGCGGATATCGGCAAAGATGTGGAAATGTTGTGTTCCTACGGAATTGATATTCTGTCTGGGTTCGACCTCCAAATGATAATCCCGAACCCCACCAAAAATCTCATTCTGAGTATGTATGATCTGGCAAATTCTACTATTAGGACAAAacttgagaagaagaagaagaagatgaatagGGATAAGAAGAAGAACACGAAGaaggacgacgaggaagaagaagaagaagaagaactgaTTTTTTGA
- the LOC127331860 gene encoding uncharacterized protein yields MACKRHPLGAGHGAPDQDMETRNRARLHEDLLQGEIETHRGGRGRGRFAAPAIQACRRGGISGSCSGSNIIKRWAAVRLAHLVQVWKAGGLLSKQLTKVPTLRLKELNNNQIFVATTRIFCHRPPDEEELYLEKPLRRHPTGLCYSNTTTWMLRLTRLGVPWPMERLEQST; encoded by the exons ATGGCGTGCAAACGGCACCCTCTCGGAGCTGGGCATGGAGCCCCGGATCAAGACATGGAGACCCGAAACCGAGCTCGCCTTCACGAAGACCTCCTCCAGGGTGAGATTGAGACACACAG GGGCGGCAGGGGGAGAGGGCGATTTGCAGCACCAGCTATTCAGGCCTGTCGGCGGGGTGGCATCTCAGGTAGCTGCagcggcagcaacatcatcaaacGGTGGGCTGCTGTGAGATTGGCTCATTTAGTGCAAGTCTGGAAAGCAGGCGGTCTTCTTTCCAAGCAG CTTACAAAAGTCCCAACTCTCCGGCTGAAGGAACTGAACAACAATCAAATTTTCGTAGCCACAACAAGA ATATTCTGCCATAGGCCACCAGATGAAGAAGAGTTGTATCTTGAAAAACCACTTCGCCGTCACCCGACAGGATTGTGCTACTCCAACACTACTACTTGGATGCTAAG ATTAACTCGACTTGGAGTGCCATGGCCGATGGAACGACTAGAGCAAAGCACATGA
- the LOC127331862 gene encoding G-type lectin S-receptor-like serine/threonine-protein kinase At2g19130 — MSFLFSPIYHSRYSSPCMATLYILLGLLLLPCSSSANDTLTAGQALAVGDKLVSSNGKFALGFFQPAASTITSKFTNITSTANWYLGIWFNQIPVFTTVWVANRDQPIPNDPKLNLTTHLKISSNGNLIIVHDEVVIWSTHITPNSRIRPSINTTSVVLMNSANLVLTSLSDQVLWESFDYPTDVVLPGAKFGWNKVTRLNRRGISKKSTVDPGLGYYSIELQTNGNGIMLKRRKPSLVYRTYLSETSSILKLLPRVKKILELVPQTKGVVIPYYFSNKEEEYYMYNSTNESASSFLSLDISGQIKLNIWSQAQGSWQVVLDDPIDVCTPPATCGPFTVCNGKAQPSCGCMESFSKKSPRHWEFGDRSHGCVRDSPLYCTSNKNTTSSTDMFQPISQVTLPYNPQRTDLAASRRNCEESCLSSCSCTAYSYNNNSICSVWHGKLLGVNLNDDIEISSEDTLYLRLAAKDEPILQKDKRKPNVGVVMAASISSFVLLMLMFLLVIWRNKLRWCGSPLYCNQGTTGIIAFRYTDLSHATKNFSEKLGTGGFGSVYKGVLSDLTTIAVKRLDGARQGEKQFRAEVSSIGLIHHVNLVKLIGFCSQGDNRLLVYEHMSNGSLDGHLFKNNVVLNWDTRYQIVLGVARGLSYLHQSCHECIIHCDIKPENILVDASFFPKIADFGMAAFVGRNFSRVLTTFRGTVGYLAPEWLSGVAVTPKVDVYSFGMVLFEIISGKRNFPEAHSDNNDHVEYFPMLVVSKLYEGDMHSLVDPRLHEDFNEEQAKRICKVALWCIQDNELDRPSMGEVVRVLEGLQEIDMLPMPRLLAAITKHSNSS, encoded by the exons atgagcttcctcttTTCTCCAATTTATCATTCACGGTACTCGTCCCCATGCATGGCTACCCTCTACATACTACTCGGCCTGCTCCTCCTTCCATGCTCCTCCTCTGCAAACGATACTCTCACGGCAGGCCAGGCGCTTGCGGTCGGGGACAAGCTTGTCTCGAGCAACGGCAAGTTCGCGCTCGGCTTCTTCCAGCCAGCCGCAAGCACCATTACTAGTAAGTTCACCAACATCACCTCCACAGCTAACTGGTACCTCGGCATATGGTTCAACCAGATACCAGTTTTTACTACCGTGTGGGTCGCCAACAGGGACCAGCCGATCCCCAATGACCCCAAGCTCAACCTGACCACACACCTCAAAATCTCAAGCAATGGCAACCTTATCATCGTCCACGATGAAGTTGTTATATGGTCCACTCATATTACACCCAATAGCAGGATACGACCCAGCATAAACACCACAAGTGTAGTTCTCATGAACAGTGCGAACCTAGTTCTCACATCATTATCTGACCAAGTGTTGTGGGAGAGCTTTGACTACCCAACAGACGTTGTGCTTCCTGGTGCAAAGTTTGGCTGGAACAAGGTCACCCGCTTGAACCGCAGGGGCATCTCGAAAAAGAGCACCGTCGATCCGGGGCTTGGCTACTATAGCATTGAACTGCAGACCAACGGCAATGGGATAATGCTCAAGCGCCGCAAACCTTCGCTGGTGTATCGGACTTATTTATCTGAAACATCATCCATACTGAAATTATTACCCAGAGTCAAGAAGATTCTAGAACTGGTTCCACAAACCAAAGGCGTGGTTATTCCATATTATTTTAGTAACAAGGAAGAGGAGTATTACATGTACAATTCAACAAATGAATCAGCTTCCTCATTTCTCTCGCTAGACATCTCTGGTCAGATCAAGCTGAATATTTGGTCACAAGCCCAAGGATCTTGGCAAGTTGTACTAGACGACCCCATTGATGTCTGCACTCCACCTGCTACATGCGGACCTTTCACGGTCTGCAATGGCAAAGCACAGCCATCTTGTGGCTGCATGGAGAGCTTTTCTAAGAAGTCACCGCGGCATTGGGAGTTTGGTGATCGATCACACGGCTGCGTCAGAGATTCACCGCTATATTGCACTAGTAACAAGAACACCACAAGTTCAACAGACATGTTCCAGCCAATTTCTCAGGTTACATTGCCCTACAACCCGCAAAGAACGGACCTTGCTGCCTCTCGCAGGAACTGTGAGGAATCTTGTCTCAGTTCCTGCTCTTGCACCGCTTACTCCTataa CAATAACAGCATATGCTCTGTCTGGCATGGGAAACTGCTTGGTGTAAATTTGAACGATGACATTGAAATTTCTTCTGAAGATACTCTTTACCTTCGTCTTGCTGCCAAAGATGAGCCAATTTTGCAAAAGGACAAAAGAAAACCAAATGTTGGAGTTGTTATGGCTGCAAGCATTAGTAGTTTTGTGTTACTAATGCTCATGTTCTTGTTAGTGATTTGGAGGAACAAACTCAGGTGGTGTGGTTCGCCACTATATTGCAATCAGGGCACTACTGGTATTATAGCGTTTAGATACACCGATTTATCTCATGCTACTAAAAACTTCTCTGAAAAGCTGGGAACAGGTGGTTTTGGTTCTGTATATAAGGGAGTGTTAAGTGATTTGACTACAATAGCAGTGAAAAGGCTTGATGGTGCACGCCAGGGAGAGAAGCAATTTAGAGCCGAGGTGAGCTCAATCGGATTGATCCACCATGTCAACCTAGTCAAATTGATTGGTTTCTGCAGCCAAGGTGATAATAGGTTACTTGTGTATGAACACATGTCAAATGGATCTCTTGATGGTCACCTTTTTAAGAACAATGTCGTACTAAATTGGGACACAAGGTACCAGATAGTCCTAGGAGTTGCTAGAGGATTGTCCTACTTGCATCAGAGTTGTCACGAATGCATCATACACTGTGATATTAAGCCAGAAAATATACTTGTAGATGCATCATTTTTTCCTAAAATTGCTGACTTTGGAATGGCAGCATTTGTGGGAAGAAATTTTAGCCGAGTCCTGACTACATTCAGAGGAACAGTAGGTTATCTTGCCCCGGAGTGGCTGAGTGGAGTTGCCGTTACACCAAAGGTTGATGTTTACAGCTTTGGCATGGTATTGTTTGAAATCATATCAGGAAAGAGGAATTTTCCTGAAGCACATTCGGACAACAATGATCATGTTGAATATTTCCCCATGCTAGTTGTCAGCAAACTTTACGAGGGAGATATGCATAGTTTGGTGGATCCACGGTTACATGAAGACTTCAATGAGGAACAGGCCAAACGGATTTGCAAAGTCGCATTATGGTGCATCCAAGACAATGAGCTTGATCGGCCATCGATGGGTGAAGTTGTTCGGGTTCTTGAGGGTCTCCAGGAAATTGATATGCTTCCGATGCCAAGACTACTTGCAGCTATAACTAAACACTCTAATTCATCTTGA